Proteins encoded in a region of the Eschrichtius robustus isolate mEscRob2 chromosome 14, mEscRob2.pri, whole genome shotgun sequence genome:
- the ZNF70 gene encoding zinc finger protein 70 isoform X1 has translation MEISPAAKLGEAFVFEDGLEMQTNLFPEEDPGDPFLQGRGLEQMAVIYKEIPLGEQDDYEGNSSLCSSPVQHQSVPPGDRPQDNEPSSPTFLQKSDLTMCQIIHSGEASGKPDGETAGRGDSGPEGPHRTAQPAKPYACRECGKAFSQSSHLLRHLVIHTGEKPYECCECGKAFSQSSHLLRHQAIHTGEKPYECRECGKAFRQSSALAQHQKTHTGKRPYACRECGKDFSRSSSLRKHERIHTGEKPYQCKECGKSFNQSSGLSQHRKIHTLKKPHECELCGKAFCHRSHLIRHQRIHTGKKPYACEECGKAFSQSSNLIEHRKTHTGEKPYKCHKCGKAFSQSSSLIEHQRIHTGEKPYECGQCGKAFCHSSALIQHQRIHTGRKPYVCNECGKAFRHRSALIEHYKTHTRERPYECNRCGKAFRGSSHLIRHQKVHAGDKL, from the coding sequence ATGGAGATTTCCCCGGCAGCCAAGCTGGGTGAGGCTTTCGTGTTTGAGGATGGGTTGGAGATGCAGACAAACCTTTTCCCGGAGGAGGACCCGGGGGACCCTTTTCTTCAGGGAAGGGGTTTAGAGCAGATGGCTGTCATCTACAAGGAGATCCCTCTGGGGGAGCAGGACGATTATGAGGGGAATAGCAGTCTGTGCTCGAGCCCCGTCCAGCATCAGAGCGTCCCCCCAGGAGACAGACCCCAGGACAATGAGCCGTCCAGCCCAACCTTCCTCCAGAAATCAGACCTGACTATGTGCCAGATAATCCACAGCGGGGAAGCGTCCGGTAAGCCCGATGGGGAGACGGCGGGCAGGGGGGACTCGGGACCCGAGGGGCCTCACAGGACTGCACAGCCAGCCAAGCCCTACGCATGTCGCGAGTGCGGCAAGGCCTTCAGCCAGAGCTCGCACCTGCTCAGGCACCTGGTGATCCACACGGGGGAGAAGCCCTACGAGTGCTGTGAGTGTGGCAAGGCCTTCAGCCAGAGCTCGCACCTGCTGCGGCACCAGGCCATCCACACGGGGGAGAAGCCCTACGAGTGCCGGGAGTGCGGCAAGGCCTTCCGCCAGAGCTCTGCCCTTGCACAACACCAGAAGACCCACACCGGGAAGAGGCCGTACGCGTGCAGGGAGTGCGGGAAGGACTTCAGTCGGAGCTCGAGCCTCCGGAAGCACGAGCGCATCCACACCGGGGAGAAGCCCTATCAGTGTAAGGAGTGCGGGAAATCCTTCAACCAGAGTTCGGGCCTGAGCCAGCACCGGAAGATCCACACGCTGAAGAAACCGCACGAGTGCGAGCTCTGTGGGAAGGCCTTCTGCCACCGGTCCCACCTCATCCGGCACCAGAGGATCCACACAGGCAAGAAGCCGTATGCGTGCGAGGAGTGCGGGAAGGCCTTCAGCCAGAGCTCCAACCTCATCGAGCACCGCAAGACACACACGGGCGAGAAGCCTTACAAGTGCCACAAGTGCGGCAAGGCCTTCAGCCAGAGCTCCTCGCTCATCGAGCACCAGCGCATCCACACCGGTGAGAAGCCCTACGAGTGTGGCCAGTGCGGCAAGGCCTTCTGCCACAGCTCGGCCCTCATCCAGCATCAGCGCATCCACACGGGCCGGAAGCCCTACGTGTGCAATGAGTGCGGCAAGGCCTTCCGGCACCGCTCGGCCCTCATCGAGCACTACAAGACCCACACGCGGGAGAGGCCCTACGAGTGCAACCGCTGCGGCAAGGCCTTCCGGGGCAGCTCGCACCTCATCCGCCACCAGAAGGTCCATGCAGGGGACAAGCTCTAG
- the ZNF70 gene encoding zinc finger protein 70 isoform X2 — protein sequence MCQIIHSGEASGKPDGETAGRGDSGPEGPHRTAQPAKPYACRECGKAFSQSSHLLRHLVIHTGEKPYECCECGKAFSQSSHLLRHQAIHTGEKPYECRECGKAFRQSSALAQHQKTHTGKRPYACRECGKDFSRSSSLRKHERIHTGEKPYQCKECGKSFNQSSGLSQHRKIHTLKKPHECELCGKAFCHRSHLIRHQRIHTGKKPYACEECGKAFSQSSNLIEHRKTHTGEKPYKCHKCGKAFSQSSSLIEHQRIHTGEKPYECGQCGKAFCHSSALIQHQRIHTGRKPYVCNECGKAFRHRSALIEHYKTHTRERPYECNRCGKAFRGSSHLIRHQKVHAGDKL from the coding sequence ATGTGCCAGATAATCCACAGCGGGGAAGCGTCCGGTAAGCCCGATGGGGAGACGGCGGGCAGGGGGGACTCGGGACCCGAGGGGCCTCACAGGACTGCACAGCCAGCCAAGCCCTACGCATGTCGCGAGTGCGGCAAGGCCTTCAGCCAGAGCTCGCACCTGCTCAGGCACCTGGTGATCCACACGGGGGAGAAGCCCTACGAGTGCTGTGAGTGTGGCAAGGCCTTCAGCCAGAGCTCGCACCTGCTGCGGCACCAGGCCATCCACACGGGGGAGAAGCCCTACGAGTGCCGGGAGTGCGGCAAGGCCTTCCGCCAGAGCTCTGCCCTTGCACAACACCAGAAGACCCACACCGGGAAGAGGCCGTACGCGTGCAGGGAGTGCGGGAAGGACTTCAGTCGGAGCTCGAGCCTCCGGAAGCACGAGCGCATCCACACCGGGGAGAAGCCCTATCAGTGTAAGGAGTGCGGGAAATCCTTCAACCAGAGTTCGGGCCTGAGCCAGCACCGGAAGATCCACACGCTGAAGAAACCGCACGAGTGCGAGCTCTGTGGGAAGGCCTTCTGCCACCGGTCCCACCTCATCCGGCACCAGAGGATCCACACAGGCAAGAAGCCGTATGCGTGCGAGGAGTGCGGGAAGGCCTTCAGCCAGAGCTCCAACCTCATCGAGCACCGCAAGACACACACGGGCGAGAAGCCTTACAAGTGCCACAAGTGCGGCAAGGCCTTCAGCCAGAGCTCCTCGCTCATCGAGCACCAGCGCATCCACACCGGTGAGAAGCCCTACGAGTGTGGCCAGTGCGGCAAGGCCTTCTGCCACAGCTCGGCCCTCATCCAGCATCAGCGCATCCACACGGGCCGGAAGCCCTACGTGTGCAATGAGTGCGGCAAGGCCTTCCGGCACCGCTCGGCCCTCATCGAGCACTACAAGACCCACACGCGGGAGAGGCCCTACGAGTGCAACCGCTGCGGCAAGGCCTTCCGGGGCAGCTCGCACCTCATCCGCCACCAGAAGGTCCATGCAGGGGACAAGCTCTAG